A window of Microbacterium luteolum contains these coding sequences:
- a CDS encoding acyl-CoA thioesterase produces MSPEDHAIRTVERLLDVLDLEVTQARTTEDIFTGASHPMPTGRIYGGQVLAQSLIAAERTLPEDRAVHSMHGYFLRPGDASQGITIAVDRIHDGRSFSTRRSQAYQNGVPIFSMIASFQDADPGVEHAEPMPEGMPAPEDLAPDEDRVEGLPGGTARMLSERAADIRHVDSPLYLPSDDPHVARQAVWMRMRAPLPDDQRLHRAALAYLSDMTIQESILRAHGVYWAMPGLKVASLDHAMWWHRPARVDEWLLYVQESPNARGGRGLATGRIYSREGGLVASVAQEIMIRVPAD; encoded by the coding sequence ATGAGCCCCGAAGACCACGCCATCCGGACCGTCGAACGACTGCTCGACGTGCTCGACCTCGAGGTCACGCAGGCGCGCACCACCGAGGACATCTTCACCGGGGCATCGCATCCGATGCCGACCGGGCGCATCTACGGGGGTCAGGTCCTGGCGCAGAGCCTGATCGCCGCGGAGCGCACCCTCCCCGAGGATCGCGCCGTCCACTCGATGCACGGCTACTTCCTTCGTCCGGGGGATGCGAGTCAGGGGATCACGATCGCCGTCGACCGCATCCACGACGGCCGGTCGTTCTCGACGCGGCGGTCCCAGGCGTACCAGAACGGCGTGCCGATCTTCTCGATGATCGCGTCGTTCCAGGACGCGGATCCGGGCGTGGAGCATGCGGAGCCGATGCCGGAGGGGATGCCTGCCCCGGAGGATCTCGCTCCGGACGAGGATCGCGTGGAGGGACTCCCCGGAGGGACCGCGCGGATGCTGAGCGAGCGGGCTGCCGACATCCGACACGTGGACTCTCCGCTCTACCTGCCGAGCGACGATCCGCATGTGGCCAGACAGGCGGTCTGGATGCGCATGCGCGCGCCGCTTCCCGACGATCAGCGCCTGCACCGCGCGGCGCTCGCCTATCTGAGCGACATGACGATCCAGGAGTCGATCCTGCGGGCGCACGGCGTGTATTGGGCGATGCCGGGGCTGAAGGTCGCGAGCCTCGACCATGCGATGTGGTGGCATCGTCCGGCCCGGGTGGACGAGTGGCTGCTCTACGTGCAGGAGTCGCCGAACGCGCGCGGGGGCCGGGGACTCGCCACCGGACGGATCTACTCCCGCGAAGGCGGTCTCGTGGCCAGCGTCGCGCAGGAGATCATGATCCGCGTGCCCGCGGACTAG
- the ettA gene encoding energy-dependent translational throttle protein EttA translates to MAEYIYSMVRARKAVGEKLILDDVTMAFLPGAKIGMVGPNGAGKSTILKIMAGLDTPSNGEAKLSPGFTVGILMQEPELDESKTVIENIQDGIAIKAKVDRFNEISALMADPDADFDALLAEMGGLQEEIDAADGWDLDSQLDQAMDALRTPPADAAIAPLSGGEKRRVALAKLLLQKPDLLLLDEPTNHLDAESVLWLEQHLQAYKGAVIAITHDRYFLDHVAEWIAEVDRGRLIGYEGNYSTYLEKKGERLEVQGKKDAKLAKRLKEELEWVRSSAKGRQTKSKARLARYEEMATEAERTRKLDFDEIQIPAGPRLGGIVIDAKKLQKGFDDRVLIDGLSFNLPPNGIVGVIGPNGVGKTTLFKTIVGLEPLDGGDLKVGETVKISYVDQSRSNIDPNKTLWEVVSDGLDYIQVGKTEIPSRAYVSKFGFKGPDQQKKAGVLSGGERNRLNLALTLKEGGNLLLLDEPTNDLDVETLSSLENALLEFPGCAVVITHDRWFLDRIATHILAYEGTDENPGQWYWFEGNFEAYEENKISRLGPDAAKPHRSTHRKLTRD, encoded by the coding sequence GTGGCTGAGTACATCTACTCGATGGTGCGTGCACGCAAGGCAGTGGGCGAGAAGCTCATCCTCGACGACGTCACCATGGCATTCCTTCCCGGTGCCAAGATCGGCATGGTGGGTCCGAACGGCGCCGGTAAGTCGACGATCCTCAAGATCATGGCAGGTCTCGACACGCCGTCGAACGGCGAGGCCAAGCTCTCCCCGGGCTTCACGGTCGGCATCTTGATGCAGGAGCCCGAACTCGACGAGTCGAAGACGGTGATCGAGAACATCCAGGACGGCATCGCCATCAAGGCGAAGGTCGACCGCTTCAACGAGATCTCGGCGCTCATGGCCGACCCCGACGCCGACTTCGATGCGCTTCTCGCCGAGATGGGCGGGCTCCAGGAGGAGATCGACGCCGCAGACGGCTGGGACCTCGACTCCCAGCTCGACCAGGCGATGGATGCCCTGCGCACCCCGCCGGCCGACGCTGCCATCGCCCCGCTCTCCGGTGGTGAGAAGCGTCGCGTGGCGCTGGCGAAGCTGCTGCTCCAGAAGCCTGATCTCCTGCTCCTCGACGAGCCCACCAACCACCTCGACGCGGAGAGCGTGCTCTGGCTCGAGCAGCACCTGCAGGCGTACAAGGGCGCGGTGATCGCGATCACCCACGACCGGTACTTCCTCGACCACGTCGCCGAGTGGATCGCCGAGGTCGACCGCGGTCGTCTCATCGGCTACGAGGGCAACTACTCGACCTACCTCGAGAAGAAGGGCGAGCGTCTGGAGGTCCAGGGCAAGAAGGACGCGAAGCTCGCCAAGCGCCTCAAGGAGGAGCTCGAGTGGGTTCGGTCGAGTGCCAAGGGCCGCCAGACCAAGTCCAAGGCCCGTCTCGCCCGTTACGAGGAGATGGCGACGGAGGCGGAGCGGACCCGGAAGCTGGACTTCGACGAGATCCAGATCCCCGCAGGCCCTCGCCTCGGTGGCATCGTCATCGACGCCAAGAAGCTGCAGAAGGGCTTCGATGACCGCGTGCTGATCGACGGCCTCAGCTTCAACCTGCCGCCGAACGGCATCGTCGGCGTCATCGGGCCGAACGGTGTGGGTAAGACCACGCTGTTCAAGACGATCGTCGGCCTCGAGCCGCTCGACGGAGGCGACCTGAAGGTCGGCGAGACGGTCAAGATCAGCTACGTCGACCAGTCGCGCTCCAACATCGACCCGAACAAGACCCTGTGGGAGGTCGTGTCCGACGGGCTCGACTACATCCAGGTCGGCAAGACCGAGATCCCCTCTCGCGCCTACGTCTCGAAGTTCGGCTTCAAGGGGCCGGACCAGCAGAAGAAGGCCGGCGTCCTCTCCGGTGGTGAGCGCAACCGTCTCAACCTCGCGCTGACGCTGAAAGAGGGCGGCAACCTGCTGCTCCTCGACGAGCCCACCAACGACCTCGACGTCGAGACGCTGAGCTCGCTCGAGAACGCTCTGCTCGAGTTCCCCGGCTGTGCCGTGGTCATCACCCACGACCGGTGGTTCCTCGACCGTATCGCGACGCACATCCTCGCCTACGAGGGCACCGACGAGAACCCCGGCCAGTGGTACTGGTTCGAGGGCAACTTCGAAGCCTACGAGGAGAACAAGATCAGCCGCCTCGGACCGGATGCCGCGAAGCCGCACCGCTCCACGCACCGCAAGCTCACGCGCGACTGA
- the clpS gene encoding ATP-dependent Clp protease adapter ClpS, with the protein MSTPIAVPDLEEITDLQAAPLEPWEVVVWNDPVNLMSYVVRVFRTYFGYSTERATALMLAVHHDGHAIVATGPRETMEVHAQAMHDYGLWATVRKVGG; encoded by the coding sequence ATGAGCACCCCGATCGCCGTCCCCGACCTCGAGGAGATCACCGATCTCCAGGCCGCTCCCCTCGAGCCCTGGGAAGTGGTCGTGTGGAACGATCCGGTGAATCTCATGAGCTACGTGGTCCGGGTGTTCCGGACGTATTTCGGCTACTCCACGGAGCGCGCGACAGCACTGATGCTCGCCGTCCACCACGACGGACACGCGATCGTCGCGACCGGGCCGCGCGAGACGATGGAGGTGCACGCCCAGGCGATGCATGACTACGGCCTCTGGGCGACGGTGCGGAAGGTGGGCGGATGA
- a CDS encoding HNH endonuclease, translated as MPSRRRFPATTSSAARARYAKRRQRRLDKVTNDLTPSQWADIVAAWGGCAYCGVHDDRLQRDCVMPISRGGRYTVDNVVPACASCNASKSNSEVTGWLRRKKLDERRFLVRYAEILPTLSRD; from the coding sequence GTGCCCTCACGCCGACGATTCCCCGCCACCACGTCATCGGCGGCGCGTGCACGCTACGCGAAACGGCGGCAGCGCCGGCTCGACAAGGTGACCAACGACCTCACCCCGTCCCAGTGGGCCGACATCGTGGCGGCCTGGGGCGGATGCGCATACTGCGGTGTGCACGACGACCGGCTCCAGCGCGACTGCGTCATGCCGATCTCCCGGGGCGGGCGATACACCGTCGACAACGTCGTCCCGGCGTGCGCGTCCTGCAATGCGAGCAAGAGCAACAGCGAGGTCACCGGTTGGCTGCGCCGCAAGAAGCTCGACGAGCGCCGCTTCCTCGTCCGCTACGCCGAGATCCTGCCCACGCTCAGTCGGGACTAG
- the orn gene encoding oligoribonuclease codes for MVSASENDRLVWIDCEMTGLDLAVDELVEIAVVITDFELRPIDPGFQVVIRPNDAALANMNDFVTKMHETSGLIEEIPHGVSLEEAEAQTLAYIRRFVPLERKAPLAGNTIGTDRMFLAKYMPQVDQWLHYRNVDVSSIKELSRRWYPRVFFQAPSKDGGHRALADILESIRELRYYREAVFVAEPGPSSDDARGIATRTVSEFTSNM; via the coding sequence ATGGTATCTGCGTCCGAGAACGATCGTCTCGTATGGATCGACTGCGAGATGACGGGACTCGATCTGGCGGTCGATGAACTCGTCGAGATCGCCGTCGTCATCACCGATTTCGAGCTCCGCCCCATCGACCCCGGCTTTCAGGTCGTGATCCGCCCGAACGACGCGGCCCTCGCGAACATGAACGACTTCGTCACCAAGATGCACGAGACATCGGGGCTGATCGAGGAGATCCCCCACGGCGTCTCGCTGGAGGAGGCGGAAGCGCAGACACTCGCCTACATCCGACGATTCGTCCCTCTGGAGCGCAAGGCGCCCCTCGCCGGCAATACGATCGGCACCGACCGCATGTTCCTCGCGAAGTACATGCCGCAGGTCGATCAGTGGCTGCACTACCGGAACGTCGACGTCTCCAGCATCAAGGAGCTGTCGCGTCGCTGGTACCCGCGCGTGTTCTTCCAGGCTCCGTCCAAGGACGGTGGCCACCGCGCGCTCGCCGACATCCTGGAGTCGATCCGCGAGCTGCGCTACTACCGCGAGGCCGTCTTCGTCGCCGAGCCCGGCCCGTCCAGCGACGACGCACGCGGCATCGCGACCCGGACGGTGTCGGAGTTCACCTCGAACATGTAA
- a CDS encoding metallopeptidase family protein has protein sequence MEMDAAAFEALVIDELDQLPDDMVDGLENVVFVVEDRPEDGTLDLLGLYDGLALTERTQYGMGELPDRIVLFREPHLAQCETETELRDEIHTTLVHEIAHFYGLDDEQLHEMGWA, from the coding sequence ATGGAGATGGATGCTGCCGCCTTCGAGGCGCTCGTGATCGACGAGCTCGACCAGCTGCCCGACGACATGGTCGACGGGCTGGAGAACGTCGTGTTCGTCGTCGAGGACCGCCCCGAAGACGGCACCCTCGATCTGCTGGGGCTCTACGACGGGCTCGCTCTGACGGAACGCACCCAGTACGGCATGGGCGAGCTTCCCGATCGGATCGTGCTGTTCCGGGAGCCCCATCTCGCGCAGTGCGAGACCGAGACGGAGCTGCGGGACGAGATCCACACCACCCTGGTGCATGAGATCGCCCACTTCTACGGCCTCGACGACGAGCAGCTCCACGAGATGGGCTGGGCATGA
- a CDS encoding FAD-binding dehydrogenase, with translation MTKTPLSTDVLVIGWGLSGLVAAAEALTAGRRVILIDQEPRTNLGGQAWWSFGGLFFIDSPEQRRLGIKDSLELATQDWFGNAGFDRPEDEWPRRWAEAYLQFAAGEKRAWLRERGVGFFPVVGWAERGGYGAIGPGNSVPRFHITWGTGPGVVAPFAAAVEQGEREGHLTVLPRHRVSELIVTDGVVTGARGDVLATSGARRGAESSREVIGGFEISAGATIVSSGGIGGNHDMVRAAWPSRLGTPPDHMLTGVPAYVDGSMQAVSEAAGARLINGDRMWHYVEGITNWDPVWPSHGIRILPGPSSLWLDATGKRLPVPLFPGFDTLGTLEHLRTTGHDHSWFVTSRSIVEKEFALSGSEQNPDLTGKDVGLLLTSRLAKGPTGPVQAFLDEGEDFIVESDLESLLEQMQQHPGGEALDIENVRREVVARDREMDNDFTKDAQIGMLRSMRSYRGDKLIRTAAPHRLQDPAAGPLIAVKLHVLTRKSLGGINTDLDGRALDAAGAVIPGLYAAGEASGFGGGGVHGYRALEGTFLGGCLFSGRQAGRAAAR, from the coding sequence ATGACGAAGACGCCCCTGTCCACTGATGTCCTGGTGATCGGATGGGGGCTGTCCGGGCTGGTCGCCGCCGCCGAGGCCCTCACGGCCGGGCGTCGGGTCATCCTCATCGACCAGGAACCGCGGACGAACCTCGGCGGGCAGGCGTGGTGGTCATTCGGCGGACTCTTCTTCATCGACTCCCCCGAGCAGCGTCGTCTGGGCATCAAGGACTCGCTCGAGCTCGCGACGCAGGACTGGTTCGGCAACGCGGGCTTCGATCGCCCGGAGGATGAGTGGCCGCGGCGGTGGGCAGAGGCCTATCTGCAGTTCGCGGCCGGCGAGAAGCGCGCCTGGCTGCGTGAGCGCGGCGTCGGCTTCTTCCCCGTGGTCGGGTGGGCGGAGCGCGGCGGGTACGGGGCGATCGGGCCGGGCAACTCGGTCCCCCGCTTCCACATCACCTGGGGAACCGGGCCAGGGGTCGTCGCGCCGTTCGCAGCCGCGGTCGAGCAGGGCGAGCGCGAGGGACATCTCACGGTGCTGCCGCGCCACCGTGTCTCCGAGCTGATCGTCACCGACGGTGTCGTCACGGGCGCGCGCGGCGACGTGCTGGCGACGAGCGGCGCACGACGCGGCGCTGAGTCCTCCCGCGAGGTGATCGGCGGGTTCGAGATCAGCGCCGGCGCCACGATCGTCTCGTCCGGCGGCATCGGCGGAAACCACGACATGGTGAGAGCGGCCTGGCCCTCGCGTCTCGGCACGCCGCCCGACCACATGCTCACCGGAGTTCCGGCCTACGTCGACGGCTCGATGCAGGCCGTCAGCGAGGCTGCAGGGGCCCGCCTGATCAACGGCGACCGGATGTGGCACTACGTCGAGGGGATCACGAACTGGGACCCGGTGTGGCCGTCGCACGGCATCCGCATCCTCCCCGGTCCGTCCTCGCTGTGGCTCGATGCGACCGGCAAGCGGCTTCCTGTCCCGCTGTTCCCGGGCTTCGACACGCTCGGGACACTGGAGCATCTGCGCACGACCGGCCACGACCACTCCTGGTTCGTCACCTCGCGGAGCATCGTCGAGAAGGAGTTCGCGCTCTCCGGCAGCGAGCAGAATCCCGACCTCACCGGCAAAGACGTGGGGCTGCTGCTCACCTCCCGACTCGCGAAGGGCCCGACCGGTCCGGTGCAGGCGTTCCTCGACGAGGGCGAGGACTTCATCGTGGAATCGGACCTCGAGTCCCTGCTCGAGCAGATGCAGCAGCATCCGGGCGGCGAGGCTCTCGACATCGAGAACGTGCGACGCGAGGTCGTCGCGCGTGACCGCGAGATGGACAACGACTTCACGAAGGACGCGCAGATCGGGATGCTGCGCTCGATGCGCAGTTACCGCGGCGACAAGCTGATCCGCACCGCGGCGCCGCATCGTCTGCAGGATCCGGCAGCCGGGCCCCTCATCGCGGTCAAGCTGCACGTGCTCACGCGGAAGTCGCTCGGCGGCATCAACACCGACCTCGACGGGAGGGCACTCGATGCCGCGGGCGCAGTGATCCCCGGGCTGTATGCCGCAGGAGAGGCGAGCGGCTTCGGCGGTGGGGGCGTGCACGGGTACCGGGCGCTGGAGGGAACCTTCCTCGGAGGATGCCTGTTCTCCGGCCGCCAGGCGGGACGCGCCGCCGCGCGCTGA
- a CDS encoding DUF6993 domain-containing protein → MLRRPVSAAPRKAASVLALASGLLLLSACTPGPDSVAPPSAEASPTPDSTVPAEPELVPDGTAEDNLPVFTRVSEGIWATDQRVSGRAYIDALTAAGFDRAAMQVTQDLSTVGNTAESLQFSVRWGEDECLIGQVGPSTGQVVTAVMPQLAEGRCLVGTTRPIDW, encoded by the coding sequence GTGCTTCGTCGACCGGTCTCTGCGGCGCCGCGGAAGGCCGCCTCCGTCCTGGCTCTCGCCTCCGGGCTGCTCCTCCTCTCCGCCTGCACGCCGGGGCCCGACTCCGTCGCGCCGCCATCCGCCGAGGCTTCGCCGACACCGGATTCCACGGTGCCGGCGGAACCGGAGCTGGTGCCCGACGGCACCGCCGAGGACAACCTCCCCGTGTTCACGAGAGTGTCGGAGGGGATCTGGGCGACCGACCAGCGCGTGTCCGGGCGCGCGTACATCGACGCCCTCACCGCTGCGGGGTTCGACCGCGCCGCGATGCAGGTGACTCAGGACCTCTCCACCGTCGGCAACACGGCGGAGAGCCTGCAGTTCTCGGTGCGCTGGGGTGAGGACGAATGCCTGATCGGCCAGGTCGGGCCCTCGACCGGGCAGGTCGTCACCGCGGTGATGCCCCAGTTGGCGGAAGGGCGCTGCCTGGTCGGCACGACTCGTCCCATCGACTGGTGA
- a CDS encoding single-stranded DNA-binding protein yields the protein MIDTVTIVGRVATDPTHGQTGGGAPVTNFRLASTHRRFDNATQAWIDADTNWFSVAAFRQLGEHAKASLRTGDSVIVTGRLRIRTWESNGKQGTSVDIIAEAIGHDLRWGTTAFLARSRATPSDAGTHGATPEARSADQENDFDTDTGADADADDHRELPDLDLSWAEAPAGAAATSATAH from the coding sequence ATGATCGACACCGTCACCATCGTCGGGCGAGTAGCCACCGATCCGACACACGGACAGACCGGAGGAGGGGCGCCGGTCACCAACTTCCGACTCGCCAGCACCCACCGCCGATTCGACAACGCGACCCAGGCGTGGATCGACGCGGACACCAACTGGTTCTCGGTCGCCGCGTTCCGGCAGCTCGGCGAGCATGCCAAGGCGTCGCTCCGCACGGGGGACAGCGTCATCGTCACCGGTCGGCTCCGGATCCGCACCTGGGAGAGCAACGGCAAACAGGGGACCAGCGTCGACATCATCGCCGAGGCGATCGGACACGATCTGCGGTGGGGGACGACCGCGTTCCTCGCCCGGAGTCGAGCGACGCCTTCGGACGCGGGGACCCACGGGGCCACCCCGGAAGCGCGCTCGGCCGATCAGGAGAACGACTTCGACACCGATACCGGTGCCGATGCCGACGCCGACGATCATCGAGAGCTGCCCGATCTGGATCTCTCGTGGGCGGAAGCCCCGGCGGGTGCCGCAGCCACGTCCGCGACCGCGCACTGA
- a CDS encoding acyl-CoA thioesterase, which produces MSSPRLHIPIHLRWGDLDAFNHVNNTSMLKLLEEARVRAFWRAGPGEEAPSTAVLDSGIDEGILTLIARQEIEYLAPVPYQRRPLEVQMWFGKLGGSSVEVCYEVHNDPAAEPRTIYARSTAVIVLVDAASGRPTRLTQEMRDAWEPFVGASIEYAHR; this is translated from the coding sequence ATGTCCTCGCCCCGCCTGCACATCCCGATCCACCTCCGCTGGGGCGATCTGGATGCCTTCAACCACGTCAACAACACCTCGATGCTCAAGCTGCTCGAGGAGGCGCGGGTGCGGGCGTTCTGGCGTGCAGGACCGGGGGAGGAGGCGCCGTCCACGGCTGTGCTCGACTCCGGCATCGACGAGGGCATCCTGACCCTCATCGCCCGCCAGGAGATCGAGTACCTCGCTCCGGTGCCCTACCAGCGCCGCCCGCTCGAAGTGCAGATGTGGTTCGGGAAGCTCGGCGGGTCGAGCGTCGAGGTCTGCTACGAGGTGCACAACGACCCCGCCGCCGAGCCTCGGACGATCTATGCGCGCTCGACGGCGGTGATCGTCCTGGTGGACGCGGCCAGCGGGCGTCCGACTCGTCTGACCCAGGAGATGCGCGACGCCTGGGAGCCCTTCGTGGGCGCGTCGATCGAGTACGCGCACCGCTAG
- the dinB gene encoding DNA polymerase IV, translating into MGHGDGRGQITSPTDADDTGTRILHVDMDAFYAAVEVLDDPSLRGLPLIIGAPDGRSVVSSASYEARRYGVHAAMPVSQALRLCPTARIVLPHFHRYQEVSRQVMAIFESFTPLVEPLSVDEAFLDVQGVRRLWGSPARIAGLIRERVLDEVGITCSVGVAATKHVAKMASTIAKPDGMLVVAAADTLDFLAPRPVRAMWGVGPKAAEALEARGIRTIQNIRESSPEMLERAVGPALSTRLAQLARGEDPRTVETERIEKSIGHEETFDHDILDRAFLRAELLRLADRVAARLRRAEWEAGTVSIKVRFDDFRTLNRSQTLSEPSAVGQRIGEAAQALYEQIDRRDPVRLLGVRAENLRPAGGGGLGLWDDDEDWRKVEGAVDEAVARFGTATISRARHIGRGDGRGAAQHPKAHGVD; encoded by the coding sequence ATGGGACACGGCGACGGCAGAGGGCAGATCACCTCGCCCACCGACGCCGACGACACCGGGACCCGCATCCTGCATGTCGACATGGACGCGTTCTACGCGGCCGTCGAGGTCCTCGACGACCCGAGCCTGCGCGGGCTGCCGCTGATCATCGGTGCTCCAGACGGGCGCTCCGTCGTGTCGAGCGCTTCATATGAGGCGCGTCGGTACGGCGTGCACGCGGCCATGCCGGTGTCCCAGGCGTTGCGGCTGTGCCCGACGGCGCGTATCGTGCTGCCGCACTTCCACCGCTACCAGGAGGTCTCCCGTCAGGTGATGGCGATCTTCGAATCGTTCACGCCGCTGGTGGAGCCGCTCTCGGTCGACGAGGCGTTCCTCGACGTGCAGGGCGTCCGACGCCTCTGGGGGAGTCCTGCACGCATTGCCGGTCTCATCCGTGAGCGCGTGCTCGACGAGGTCGGGATCACGTGCAGCGTCGGTGTCGCTGCCACGAAGCACGTGGCGAAGATGGCCTCGACCATCGCCAAGCCCGATGGGATGCTCGTGGTCGCGGCGGCCGACACGCTCGACTTCCTCGCGCCGCGTCCCGTACGGGCGATGTGGGGCGTCGGGCCCAAGGCGGCCGAGGCTCTGGAAGCCCGCGGCATCCGCACGATCCAGAACATCCGCGAGTCCTCACCCGAGATGCTCGAGCGGGCTGTGGGCCCCGCGCTCAGCACGCGACTCGCGCAACTCGCCCGCGGGGAGGATCCGCGCACGGTGGAGACCGAGCGCATCGAGAAGAGCATCGGGCACGAGGAGACCTTCGATCACGACATCCTGGACCGCGCTTTCCTCCGGGCGGAGCTGCTCCGTCTCGCTGACCGCGTGGCGGCCCGGCTCAGGCGAGCGGAATGGGAAGCGGGCACGGTCTCGATCAAGGTGCGCTTCGACGACTTCCGCACGCTGAACCGGTCCCAGACGCTGAGCGAGCCGTCGGCCGTCGGACAGCGGATCGGCGAGGCCGCGCAGGCCCTGTACGAGCAGATCGATCGTCGTGATCCCGTCCGTCTACTGGGTGTGCGCGCCGAGAACCTGCGTCCGGCCGGCGGCGGTGGCCTGGGGCTGTGGGACGACGACGAGGACTGGCGGAAGGTCGAGGGGGCCGTCGACGAGGCAGTCGCGAGGTTCGGCACCGCGACGATCAGTCGCGCACGCCATATCGGTCGTGGCGACGGGCGCGGTGCGGCGCAGCATCCGAAGGCGCACGGCGTGGATTGA
- a CDS encoding DUF2017 family protein: protein MSAREIVLSLALIEGAHLARLVDDFRELMRDRAVEDPAVRRLTPSAYPEDQAAAKAFADSTRDELLDRRLDEATIVSTALDPFDVDVDVLSEEDALAPRDLVIAEEEIDAWLRTLTAIRLVIADRLGITTEDQTTDDARGGIYDWLGYRLEVLIQAADELDERRGR, encoded by the coding sequence ATGAGCGCCCGGGAGATCGTCCTTTCGCTCGCCTTGATCGAAGGCGCACATCTCGCGCGGCTCGTGGACGACTTCCGCGAGTTGATGCGCGATCGCGCCGTGGAGGATCCGGCCGTTCGGCGGTTGACCCCGAGCGCGTACCCGGAGGATCAGGCGGCCGCGAAGGCGTTCGCCGACAGTACCCGGGACGAGTTGCTCGATCGGCGGCTCGACGAGGCGACCATCGTGAGCACGGCGCTCGACCCCTTCGACGTCGACGTCGACGTGCTGTCCGAGGAGGACGCACTGGCGCCCCGCGATCTCGTCATCGCAGAGGAAGAGATCGATGCCTGGCTGCGCACGCTCACGGCGATCCGGCTGGTGATCGCCGATCGGCTCGGGATCACCACGGAGGACCAGACCACCGACGACGCCCGTGGCGGCATCTACGACTGGCTCGGATACCGCCTCGAAGTGCTGATCCAGGCGGCCGATGAACTCGACGAGCGACGAGGCCGATGA
- a CDS encoding LysE family transporter, with protein sequence MSLAVWFSLLTASVVISFTPGAGAINTMSNALNQGWRRSIWGIVGQQIALIVHVAIVAAGVGLLVSRSEFLFNAIRYAGAAYLVFLGIRLILAKPDVVVADDEISPIDSRESHWSMIRRGFWVNLLNPKAIVFFLAFIPQFIRLDEPPLPQYLTLVVTVIIVDVIVMWGFFAAAARPFRRLTRSARGQRILNTVFGVLFIAVAALLVFLH encoded by the coding sequence GTGTCACTCGCGGTCTGGTTCTCTCTTCTCACGGCCTCGGTGGTCATCAGCTTCACGCCCGGTGCCGGTGCGATCAACACGATGTCGAACGCGCTCAATCAGGGGTGGCGCCGTTCGATCTGGGGGATCGTCGGACAGCAGATCGCCCTCATCGTCCATGTCGCCATCGTCGCCGCCGGCGTCGGACTCCTGGTGTCGCGCTCGGAGTTCCTCTTCAACGCCATCCGGTACGCGGGCGCGGCCTACCTCGTGTTCCTCGGCATCCGGCTCATCCTCGCGAAGCCCGATGTCGTCGTCGCCGACGACGAGATCTCTCCCATCGACTCCCGCGAGAGCCACTGGTCGATGATCCGGCGCGGGTTCTGGGTCAACCTGCTCAACCCGAAGGCGATCGTCTTCTTCCTCGCCTTCATCCCCCAGTTCATCCGACTCGATGAGCCGCCTCTCCCCCAGTACCTCACGCTCGTCGTGACCGTGATCATCGTCGACGTCATCGTGATGTGGGGCTTCTTCGCCGCAGCTGCCCGCCCGTTCCGCCGTCTGACGCGTTCCGCACGCGGTCAACGCATCCTCAACACCGTGTTCGGCGTCCTGTTCATCGCTGTGGCGGCGCTGCTCGTCTTCCTTCATTGA